A stretch of Palaemon carinicauda isolate YSFRI2023 chromosome 34, ASM3689809v2, whole genome shotgun sequence DNA encodes these proteins:
- the LOC137627040 gene encoding LOW QUALITY PROTEIN: ras-related and estrogen-regulated growth inhibitor-like protein (The sequence of the model RefSeq protein was modified relative to this genomic sequence to represent the inferred CDS: inserted 1 base in 1 codon): protein MISKSVLIKSSSSSSSSSSSSSSSSRRRRRRSLNEDVSSSSSSSSSSSNSSNSTSSLNEEADSVRLEANIRWADVFILMYSVTDKCSFDDCNRLKFLINYNKRKKRITSPTSKEGLWEVPVVLVANKKDQGGDRMVSTEEGLKRSQDIGCLAFHEISVRESIDEVWKVFGDVVRHWREMVKTPKLRRASSDLHDLPHDSTKGQQPTISVPDSPLESRWMSLMVGWRGRKVSEEESPPDPDTSAPFRMRASTDGHLHQRRLYKLRMSLNMRSTNLXDRRMSIAMRGSTCGF from the exons atgatcagcaaatccgtacta attaaaagtagtagtagtagtagtagtagtagtagtagtagtagtagtagtagtaggaggaggaggaggaggtctctCAATGAGGAT gttagtagtagtagtagtagtagtagtagtagtagtaatagtagtaatagtactagtaGTCTCAATGAG GAAGCAGACAGCGTCCGCTTGGAGGCCAACATCCGCTGGGCGGACGTCTTCATCCTCATGTATTCCGTGACGGACAAGTGCAGCTTCGACGACTGCAACAGACTCAAGTTCCTTATCAATtacaacaagaggaagaagagaatCACGAGTCCAACTTCGAAG GAGGGATTGTGGGAGGTTCCCGTTGTCCTCGTGGCCAACAAAAAGGACCAAGGAGGCGATAGGATGGTATCGACGGAGGAAGGACTGAAGCGAAGTCAGGATATAGGATGTCTAGCCTTCCACGAAATATCCGTGAGGGAATCCATAGATGAG GTTTGGAAGGTCTTCGGAGACGTGGTGAGACACTGGAGAGAGATGGTTAAGACCCCTAAACTCAGACGGGCGTCCTCCGATCTCCACGACCTACCCCACGACTCCACGAAAGGTCAGCAACCCACAATCAGTGTTCCCG ATTCGCCGCTCGAGAGTCGCTGGATGTCTCTGATGGTCGGCTGGCGGGGAAGGAAGGTTTCCGAGGAGGAGAGCCCCCCGGACCCCGATACCTCAGCACCATTTAGGATGCGAGCTTCGACCGACGGACACCTCCACCAGAGGCGTCTCTATAAGCTGCGAATGAGCCTTAACATGAGGTCGACGAATC ACGATAGAAGGATGAGCATCGCCATGCGAGGCTCCACTTGTGGATTCTGA